From the genome of Croceibacterium atlanticum:
CCCGAACGGCCAACCCAACCCCAAGGAGAAGAAGAATGCGAACCACAACCCTCATAACCCTATTGGCCGCGCCGCTGGCGCTGGCGGCCTGCGATTCTGGCCAGGACACTGCCGAGATGGAGGACATGCCGATGGCTGAAGATGCAATGATGATGGACGGCCAGGATATGCCAATGACGGACACTGGCAACGCAATGCAGTCCGCGAGTGCGCAAGGCACCGTCACCGCCATCGACGCCGAAGCGGGTACGATCACCGTCGACCACGGCCCGGTCCCCGCAATCGAATGGCCGGCGATGACCATGGCGTTCGAAGCCGATGAGCAACTGCGCAGCGAAGTAAGCGTCGGTGAGGGCATTGCCTTTGAATTTCGTACTGGTTCTGAAGGCAGTGTGATCACGTCGATCACGAAGGAATAAATCGGTCGGGTGGTGCCAGGCAAATCTGGCGCCGCCCATCGCGAAACAGGAGGAGCATGATCCGGACACCCCGCATCACCCATGCATTATCCGTAGACCGCCGAGGACTGATCAAAAGCGCAGGCTTTGCTGCTGCAGGCTTTGCCGCGTTCCCGCTTGCAGGATGCAAAGCGCAAGACGCATCGATGCTGGACAGCACTCCAGGGTCCAATCCGCTCGCTATACCGCCCTTGCAGAGTGGCGAGATAGAGCAGGGCACGCGGGTTTTCCGCCTGTCTTTGACACCAGGCCAGAAGGAATTCGTCCCCGGTGTTGCTTCGTCCACCATCGGCATCGACGCACCCTATCTGGGACCGACGCTGGAAATGCGCCGGGGCGAGCGGGTGCAGTTCCATATCGACAACAATCTGGCCGAAGGCGCTACGGTCCATTGGCATGGTTTCGAACTTCCTGCCGCAGCCGATGGCGGACCGCATCAGTTGATCCGTCCCGGTGAACGCTGGAGCCCCTCTTTCGAAGTTCGCCAGCGGGCCTCGCTCTACTGGTATCATTCGCACTTGGAGCGCAAAGCCGGGCCGCAGGTCTATGCCGGGCTCGCCGCGCCGATCTATGTTCGCGATGACGAGGAAGAGCGCCTCGACTTGCCGAGCGACTATGGCGTCGACGACATTCCGCTGATCGTGCAGGACCGCGTGATCGATGGGTTCGGCCGGTTGGTGTACCCGCTGAGCATGCACACGCGGATGATGGGCATGCGCGGGAACCGGATATTCGTCAACGGCACTGAGAATGCCGTGTTCGACGCACAGACAGGCCAATTACGGCTGCGCATCCTCAACGGATCGAACGCCCGCTTCTACGATTTCTCGCTCGAAGGTGATCGTTCGATGCAACTGATCGCGAGCGATGGCGGCTTGCTCGATCGTCCGCACATCGTCCGCTCGGTCAGGCTCGCACCGGGGGAGCGCGCGCAGGTAATTATCGATCTCTCGGAAGGACGCCCGCTTCGCCTTCTTGCCAGCAGTCCCGAAATCGCCATGGGCATGATGGGCGGACGCGGAATGATGGGTCGCGGCAATAGCGACGATGCTTCCGGAGACGTGTTTCAAATCCTCGATATCAGGCCGGCAAGTTCGGCCCAGCGCATCAGGGTGCCGACACAACTGGCATCGCTTGCGCCAACCGACCCGTCGTCAGCCGTCCGAACCCGGCGTTTCGTTCTCGACATGGGCATGATGGGCGGCGGAATGTCCATTAACGGTGCTGCGATGGACATGAATGTGATCAACGAACGTGTGCCGGTCGGCCAATGGGAAATCTGGGAGATCGCCAACCCTTCGATGATGGCCCATCCGTTTCATATCCATAATGTCCAGTTTCGTGTGATCGACCGCGATGGTCGAGCGCCCCCAGCATTGGAAACCGGTTTGAAGGATACCGTTATCGTCAACCCGCGCGAGCAGGTTCGCCTTCTCCTGCGTTTTGAAGAACACACTGACCCAGGGCTGCCCTACATGTATCACTGCCACATTCTCGAACACGAGGATGCTGGCATGATGGGGCAGTTCGTAGTCGTGCAGAGCTAGGAAGGACAGGCGATGAGCAAGGGCGAGAGCGTGATCGAGGGTACTGCGATCAACCCGGTATGCGGCATGAGCGTCGCGATCGAAGGAGCCGAGCACATCGCGACGCGTGAGGGCGCGAAACATTATTTCTGTTCGTCGCGCTGCCACGACCAGTTCATCAGCGATCCCGAGCTATATCTGTCGGGCGCGCATCTGGACGCCGTGGAGGATGTGCCCGAAGGCACAAACTAGACCTGTCCCACGCATCCTGAACGCGTTACTAAGTCAATCAGGCTCGACGTGCGCGAAGCGGACCAGAAGGATGGTTAGCGCGGGCACGATCGTCCACATCGTGATCGGAATCAGCGCCAGTCCCGTGACTGGCTCACGCGGCATCAAATCGCTGTAGCGCCAGCTCAGGAAACTGTCTGCCGGAAGCGATGTAGCGATCATTTCGACGGCGATGGCGAGGACAAGCCCGAAGCCGAAATAGATCGCATCATTTTTGCGGCTTGCCAGAGCCACGCGCGCCCGCCGAGCAAAGCTGCAAGGCTGTAGGCTGTGAGCAGGATCACGCCATCGCCCAGGCTTGCAATGCCGCAGCGAATGGTCTGATCAAAGGGATCGAGATTTCCCGGCTTGAAAAACGGCATCTGGAAGATCTCCCAGACGAACGCGATCAGGCCTCCACAAACAAAGATGAGCCAATGGGTTCTGGTCATGCTGCGGATACGCCGGAATGATGTGCGCAAGGAAATTGCGGCGGGCCGGAGTTCCACGCCCTGCATAACGCCTTTGCTGCCTTAAAGCCTGGATCAGTCACGGTCTTCGCGGCTCTCGGTCTTGGCCATGCGAGCAGCGCGTTCGAGAAATTTCCGCATATCACCTGCTGCCAGTTCGGTCAGTGGATGCCGGCTCGCATCAGGGCGCGGTTCGATCAAGTCCGCACGCTTCCTGATCTGTTCGATCTGTTCGTCGCTCGCGCCGGACAAGAGGCCGAGAACTATGTTTTCGAGAGTTATGAGGCGAATACGCATTTGCACCAGCTCGGCATGATCGGGCTCCGGAATATCCCAGCTGCCGTCCTCATTGACCGTGCTCATGACTGCTTCTCCGACGGCTCTATTGGCACCATGATATTCCCCATTCGTCTCTATCGACCTCTCTCAAAAAGAGTGGCCGAAAAACAGCACCTCTGCAACCGGCCGTGCTTTGCCCTACGCGCCCCACCGCTTCTGCGAATTGTTTGAGGGGAAGGGCCGTCAGCTGCGTATAGACAATGAATACACAAGGCATTCACCACAAAACCGACTAAGGGAATTCGACAATGAGACGCACAGTTCTGGCTTTCGCGCTCGCCACCGGCCTGACAACCACTCCGGCATTGGCCCAGCAACAGCATGACCACGGAGCTCAAGCTGCGGCACAACAGCAGGATCACGCTGGCCACATGATGCAGGATTCGGAGGTCATGACGGCACATCGCGCGAAGATGGATGAGATGCGCGCGCTGATGCAGCAGGCGCGCGCGACAAGCGATCCTGCCGAACGCCAGAGGCTGATGGCCGAACATCGTGCAAAAATGCAGGAGCACATGTCGGGCATGATGCAGGGCGGCAATGCCGATATGATGGCGGCCTGTCACCAGCGCATGATGATGATGCACGATATGATGGAGCAGATGGCTGCCCGTCAGGACTTGGCGCAAGACGACTAGCAAGTGGTGTTCCGGGCGAACGTTGCGATCATATTCGGTTCAAACCGTATCGGTCTCTGATTTGGCGGGGATAGCGCACGCAGGTTCATCGCTGGAATGGAATGCTGTTCGCCGGGCTCGTGTTCCCCGTCAGCACCTATGGCACAGATTTGAGGTTGTGATTTAAGGAGGATTTGGGTCTCGTCGTAGTGACGAAGGAACGAAGATGAGACCCAAATCCTCCAATGCAAAATCGCGGACCAAGACCCCTGCGGAAGCTGTGGTGAAGGGCATCCGCCGGGCCACCCGGCGGCACTTCTCGGCGGAAGACAAGATCAGGATCGTGCTGGAAGGCTTGCGCGGCGATGACAGCATCGCCGAGCTGTGCCGCAAGGAAGGCATCGCCCAGAGCCTGTATTACACCTGGTCGAAGGAGTTCATGGAGGCCGGCAAGCGCCGCTTGGCTGGTGACACCGCCCGCGCTGCGACCACAGATGAGGTGAAGGATCTGCGCCGGGAGACCGGCGCTTTGAAGGAGTGCGTCGCCGACCTGACGCTCGAGAACCGCCTGCTGAAAAAAAGCATTCTCGCGGATGGGGGCGACGACGAATGAGATATCCTGCATCCGAGAAGCTCGAGATCATCAGGATCGTCGAGCAGTCGCACCTGTCCGCCAAGCACACGCTGGACCAGCTCGGCATCGCCCGCCGGACATTCTATCGCTGGTATGACCGCTACCTCCAAGGCGGGCCGGAAGCGTTGGAGGATCGGCCATCGGCACCGAGCCGGGTGTGGAACCGCATCGGCGAGGGCATCCAGGACCAGATCATCGAGATGGCGCTGGATCACAGTGAGCTGTCCCCGCGCGAGCTGGCCGTGCGCTTCACTGACGAGAAGCGCTACTTCGTGTCCGAGGCCACGGTTTACCGCCTGTTGAAGGCCCACGACCTGATCACCAGCCCGGCCTATGTCGTGATCAAGGCTGCCGATCAGTTCCACACCAAGACCACCCGGCCGAACGAGATGTGGCAGAGCGACTTTACCTACTTCAAGATCATCGGGTGGGGCTGGATGTATCTGTCGACCGTGCTCGACGACTTCTCGCGTTATATCATCGCCTGGAAGCTGTGCACCAACATGCGGGCCGAGGACGTGACCGACACGCTGGACCGCGCTCTGGCGGCTTCCGGCTGCGACAGCGCTACGGTGCTGCACAAGCCGCGCCTGCTAAGCGATAATGGCCCCAGCTATATCGCTGGCGAACTGGCGGAATACATCGAGGCCAACAAGATGAGCCACGTGCGCGGCGCCCCTTGCCATCCCCAGACCCAGGGTAAGATCGAGCGCTGGCACCAGACCCTGAAGAACCGCATCCTGCTGGAAAACTACTTCCTGCCCGGCGACCTTGAGGACCAGATCGAAGCCTTCGTCGAGCACTACAACAACCAGCGTTACCACGAGAGCCTGAACAACGTGACGCCCGCCGACACCTACTTCGGCAGGGCCCCAGCCATCATCAAACAGCGAGAAAGGATCAAGCGACAGACCATCGAGCATCGGCGCTTGCAACACCGCAAGCTCGCCGCCTAACATCAACCCCCAGACGAGGCCGACACTCCGCTAATCTACGCCGCCAGTTGCGCCAAATGTTCTGACGACGGACAGAGAACAGAAACAACGTCGATCTTCGTGATAGCTGGCAGCGCCTTCATTCCGAATGTGGGTTTGAGGTAAAGGCGGATGGATCGCTCGACGAGGCGACGCCATCCCTCGCGTTTGCAGGAGCGAGTGAAGAGGTCGGCGTAGTTCGAGAAGGCTAAGTCGACAGCTTCCCGCCGACGCTGCTTTTCCGCATCAACCGGATCAATGCCCTGCGCAACAATCACCAACAATCGCTCAGCTTCCAGGCGTGCAGTAGTCGGTGTCCAGGGCGACCCGTGTGATCCGATGGTGAAGCGACGCGTCTTCGCTTCTCGTCCACCCATTCGATACTGGATAATGTAACTGATTGATCCAGAAGCTGTAATTTTGACGCCGAAGCCCTTGAGATCGGTGTCCCAAAGATAATTTTCCTTTGGTCCAATCGGAAGTGAGTCGACCGTGCGCTTGCTGATTTTTCCTGTTGCCATGCGATACCTCGTGGCCTTTTTCTGGCAATCACCGGGTAATCACGCAAGCGGAAAAAGGGGCGAATTGGAGGCCATTCTGGCGAAAGTGATTTAGGCTAAGTCGTTGTTTTTACGACACCAGCGTAGTCTAGCGTCGTCTGAATCGAAAGTACCAGACTTCATGGCCCTGTTTGCGGGCCTTCGCTTCATAGCGGGTTTCACTCCACCCGCCGGGCCGATTCTGCCAGCTTTCCGGGCCTTCCACCAACCATTCGAACTGGTGGGTATGCCGGCGCATCACCATCAGCGCATGTCGCAGATAGACCGGGTGATCGGTGCCGAAACGGAATTCTCCACCCGGCTTCAGCTTAGCCGCGATCATGTCCACCGGCCCGTCATTCATCATGCGGCGCTTGGCATGGCGCGCCTTGGGCCAGGGGTCCGGGTGCAGCAGATAGGCGAAGCTCAGTGCGCCGTCCGGAATACGTTCCAGCACCTCCAGCGCATCGCCGTGATGCAGCCTGATATTGGTCAGCTGCTTCTCGCGGATGTGGATCAGGGCCCCGGCCACGCCGTTGAGGAAAGGTTCCGCGCCGATAAAGCCGTGATCGGGCAGCATATCCGCCCGGTCCGCCATATGTTCCCCGCTGCCGAAGCCGATTTCGAAATGGAGCGGGCATGGCTGGCCGAACAGGCGCTCCGCCGTCACCGGGCCTTCTTCGGGTACGGAAATCTGCGGCAGCAGCTTTTCCACCAGTTCCTGCTGCGCCTTGCGCAGGGGGCGGCCCTGGCTGCGGCCGTAAAGACGGTTGAGTGTGGTCGGATCGCCGGGCTTGTGTGCAGTCATGGCGCGGCGGCTAGGCCGGGCGCATGGCTGCTGTCCAGCCCCTCGATGCGTTTACTGTCTCGCAAGTGGGGGCAGGGCAGACTAGGCTTCACCCATGGAACTGATTGCAATCCTGATTTCCGCCATTCTCGGCTGGCAGATCGCCCGACTCGGCCCGCGCGAGATAAAGGGCATCGCCGTTGCCACGATCGGCTGTACCGTGGCGCTGATGGCGGCGCAGCCTTTTGATCTCAGCCTGGAAGGGATCCTGTTCACGCTGGTCTATAATGCCGGCGTGATTACTGTGCCCTATGTCGCGGGAATGCTGCTGCGCCAGTTGCGCACCCGGATGGGCTGAACCCGCAAAGAAAAATCCCCGGACCGAAGCCCGGGGATGAAATTATAACGGGTAGGTCGGAGACTGGATCAGGCGGCTTCCGCCTCTTCGTTCGGGTCGCGCAGCACATAGCCACGGCCCCATACGGTTTCGATGTAGTTTTCGCCGCCGCAAGCGCTGGAAAGCTTCTTGCGCAGCTTGCAGATGAAGACGTCGATGATCTTCAATTCGGGTTCGTCCATCCCGCCATAGAGATGGTTGAGGAACATTTCCTTGGTCAGCGTCGTGCCCTTGCGGAGCGAAAGCAGCTCCAGCATCGCATATTCCTTGCCGGTCAGATGCACGCGGGCGCCGTCGACTTCCACCGTCTTGGCATCCAGGTTCACGGCCAGCTTGCCAGTGCGGATGATCGACTGGCTGTGGCCCTTGGACCGGCGAACCACGGCGTGGATGCGGGCGATCAGCTCGTCCCGGTGGAACGGCTTGGTCACGTAATCATCCGCGCCGAAGCCGAAGCTGCGGATCTTGGAATCCATTTCGGAGATGCCCGACAGGATCAGCACGGGGGTTTGCACCTTGGCG
Proteins encoded in this window:
- a CDS encoding copper-binding protein, whose protein sequence is MRTTTLITLLAAPLALAACDSGQDTAEMEDMPMAEDAMMMDGQDMPMTDTGNAMQSASAQGTVTAIDAEAGTITVDHGPVPAIEWPAMTMAFEADEQLRSEVSVGEGIAFEFRTGSEGSVITSITKE
- a CDS encoding multicopper oxidase family protein, with protein sequence MIRTPRITHALSVDRRGLIKSAGFAAAGFAAFPLAGCKAQDASMLDSTPGSNPLAIPPLQSGEIEQGTRVFRLSLTPGQKEFVPGVASSTIGIDAPYLGPTLEMRRGERVQFHIDNNLAEGATVHWHGFELPAAADGGPHQLIRPGERWSPSFEVRQRASLYWYHSHLERKAGPQVYAGLAAPIYVRDDEEERLDLPSDYGVDDIPLIVQDRVIDGFGRLVYPLSMHTRMMGMRGNRIFVNGTENAVFDAQTGQLRLRILNGSNARFYDFSLEGDRSMQLIASDGGLLDRPHIVRSVRLAPGERAQVIIDLSEGRPLRLLASSPEIAMGMMGGRGMMGRGNSDDASGDVFQILDIRPASSAQRIRVPTQLASLAPTDPSSAVRTRRFVLDMGMMGGGMSINGAAMDMNVINERVPVGQWEIWEIANPSMMAHPFHIHNVQFRVIDRDGRAPPALETGLKDTVIVNPREQVRLLLRFEEHTDPGLPYMYHCHILEHEDAGMMGQFVVVQS
- a CDS encoding IS3 family transposase (programmed frameshift), which codes for MRPKSSNAKSRTKTPAEAVVKGIRRATRRHFSAEDKIRIVLEGLRGDDSIAELCRKEGIAQSLYYTWSKEFMEAGKRRLAGDTARAATTDEVKDLRRETGALKECVADLTLENRLLKKKHSRGWGRRRMRYPASEKLEIIRIVEQSHLSAKHTLDQLGIARRTFYRWYDRYLQGGPEALEDRPSAPSRVWNRIGEGIQDQIIEMALDHSELSPRELAVRFTDEKRYFVSEATVYRLLKAHDLITSPAYVVIKAADQFHTKTTRPNEMWQSDFTYFKIIGWGWMYLSTVLDDFSRYIIAWKLCTNMRAEDVTDTLDRALAASGCDSATVLHKPRLLSDNGPSYIAGELAEYIEANKMSHVRGAPCHPQTQGKIERWHQTLKNRILLENYFLPGDLEDQIEAFVEHYNNQRYHESLNNVTPADTYFGRAPAIIKQRERIKRQTIEHRRLQHRKLAA
- a CDS encoding Arm DNA-binding domain-containing protein, which gives rise to MATGKISKRTVDSLPIGPKENYLWDTDLKGFGVKITASGSISYIIQYRMGGREAKTRRFTIGSHGSPWTPTTARLEAERLLVIVAQGIDPVDAEKQRRREAVDLAFSNYADLFTRSCKREGWRRLVERSIRLYLKPTFGMKALPAITKIDVVSVLCPSSEHLAQLAA
- the trmB gene encoding tRNA (guanine(46)-N(7))-methyltransferase TrmB — protein: MTAHKPGDPTTLNRLYGRSQGRPLRKAQQELVEKLLPQISVPEEGPVTAERLFGQPCPLHFEIGFGSGEHMADRADMLPDHGFIGAEPFLNGVAGALIHIREKQLTNIRLHHGDALEVLERIPDGALSFAYLLHPDPWPKARHAKRRMMNDGPVDMIAAKLKPGGEFRFGTDHPVYLRHALMVMRRHTHQFEWLVEGPESWQNRPGGWSETRYEAKARKQGHEVWYFRFRRR
- the ctrA gene encoding response regulator transcription factor CtrA, producing the protein MRVLLIEDEPTTAKAIELMLTTEGFNVYSTDLGEEGLDLGKLYDYDIILLDLNLPDMHGYDVLKKLRVAKVQTPVLILSGISEMDSKIRSFGFGADDYVTKPFHRDELIARIHAVVRRSKGHSQSIIRTGKLAVNLDAKTVEVDGARVHLTGKEYAMLELLSLRKGTTLTKEMFLNHLYGGMDEPELKIIDVFICKLRKKLSSACGGENYIETVWGRGYVLRDPNEEAEAA